From the Astyanax mexicanus isolate ESR-SI-001 chromosome 9, AstMex3_surface, whole genome shotgun sequence genome, one window contains:
- the ankrd34c gene encoding ankyrin repeat domain-containing protein 34C, which translates to MADILELRTDGNSLLKAVWLRRLRLTRLLLEGGAYINESNDRGETPLMVACMSKHTDQQSVSKAKLVKYLLDNKADPNIQDKAGRTALMHACSQRAGHEVVSLLLTNGADPSLEDRSGSSALVYAVNADDKETLKVLLDACKAKGKEVIIITTDKSPSGTKTTKQYLNVPPSPEERNSPVPCASPSDIDFHTSSFPIKEEEEKNTVFTFQSKFKASSSTAAKLPNGPTSPIRKPGNPKRARLPQLKRLQSEPWGLIAPSVLAATQEESKRANSDEDVVSGVNGLTLSKRAPLSRHNSVDGKEILFPLVGEQSTKISPTSSLPPPSKVSYERSLGQHQPLARRSTIPTEQESSVGTTGSVSLRDTMHRRRLGNEQYDSDSQLYSDSGMLDSPKIPLERRKLNTSPLAMLTGSRESLDSNASTSSPSTARRRAPGLLERRGSGTLLLDYISHTRPGHLPPLNVNPNPPIPDIGASSKPSSPLAAGFRSIAPVAPNSPKRGNLRMKKKLVRRHSMQVEQMKQLSDFEELSNQ; encoded by the coding sequence ATGGCAGATATTCTGGAGCTGCGAACAGATGGTAACTCCTTGCTGAAGGCAGTTTGGCTGCGCCGTCTTCGGCTCACCCGCCTCCTTTTGGAGGGGGGTGCTTACATCAACGAAAGTAATGACCGTGGTGAAACACCCCTCATGGTGGCCTGCATGTCCAAACACACCGACCAACAGAGTGTCAGCAAAGCCAAGTTGGTCAAGTACCTTCTGGACAACAAAGCTGACCCCAACATTCAGGACAAGGCAGGCAGAACAGCCCTCATGCATGCCTGTAGTCAGAGGGCTGGACATGAGGTAGTGTCCCTACTGCTGACCAATGGGGCAGATCCCAGCCTGGAGGACCGCAGTGGATCATCTGCCTTGGTGTATGCAGTCAATGCGGACGATAAAGAAACCCTCAAAGTGCTCCTGGATGCCTGTAAAGCCAAGGGCAAGGAGGTCATTATTATAACTACAGACAAGTCACCCTCTGGCACCAAAACCACCAAGCAGTACCTGAATGTTCCTCCCTCTCCAGAGGAGAGAAACTCTCCTGTCCCATGTGCCTCCCCTTCAGACATTGACTTTCACACCTCTTCATTCCccataaaagaagaagaagaaaaaaacactgtcTTCACCTTTCAGAGCAAGTTTAAGGCATCCTCCTCCACAGCAGCCAAGCTTCCCAACGGCCCTACTTCCCCCATCCGGAAACCTGGAAACCCAAAGCGAGCTCGCCTTCCACAGCTGAAACGCTTGCAGTCTGAGCCCTGGGGGCTAATTGCACCGTCTGTACTGGCTGCCACCCAGGAGGAGAGTAAAAGAGCCAACAGTGATGAGGATGTCGTCAGTGGTGTCAATGGACTGACTCTGTCCAAGAGAGCCCCTCTTTCTCGGCACAATAGTGTGGATGGCAAAGAGATCCTGTTTCCATTAGTGGGGGAGCAGTCTACCAAAATCTCCCCTACTTCATCCCTCCCCCCACCCTCCAAGGTCTCCTATGAGAGATCTTTAGGACAACATCAGCCACTGGCACGTCGGAGCACCATCCCAACTGAGCAGGAAAGTTCTGTAGGAACGACTGGGTCTGTCAGCCTCAGAGACACAATGCATCGGAGGAGACTGGGGAATGAGCAGTACGATTCAGATTCCCAGTTGTACTCAGACTCTGGAATGCTAGACTCCCCCAAGATCCCCTTGGAGAGGAGGAAACTCAACACATCACCACTGGCTATGCTTACGGGCTCACGCGAGTCCCTGGACAGCAATGCCAGCACTTCTTCTCCTAGCACCGCCAGACGCCGAGCTCCAGGGTTACTGGAACGGCGTGGGTCGGGAACTTTGCTTCTGGACTACATTTCTCATACACGGCCCGGTCACTTGCCCCCACTCAATGTCAACCCCAACCCTCCTATCCCAGACATAGGTGCCAGCAGCAAGCCCTCATCCCCACTCGCAGCAGGATTCCGGTCTATAGCTCCTGTAGCACCAAACTCACCAAAGAGAGGCAACCTCAGGATGAAGAAGAAACTAGTTAGAAGGCACTCTATGCAAGTGGAGCAGATGAAGCAGCTTTCAGACTTCGAGGAGCTCAGCAATCAGTGA